In Bacteroidota bacterium, a single window of DNA contains:
- a CDS encoding DUF4412 domain-containing protein, with protein sequence MKKITFTLMMLFAGSQVLYSQGILDRINNKINVNININSNESGTQNNHTQNNTTNQNDADSSIPTFNFPGMGGKSKCKVEPTYTFQTEVVMDVYSFDASGKKKSNDSFSLNYSMLFEKNAQYIGTIMHKMSNQTDMDEMKTVMNLKDSCYVTFMINDGNKMGMSMSFKNIQQYQKKDKEYSDLKFTKTGKTKTILGHLCYEYIAENEETKMTQWVSEKDTKIWDAYIKNGYTSIPNSNIRGMEIGKNGMPLETVVEDKKKKNIMYMYVREIKQNQNIVISSEGYTIY encoded by the coding sequence ATGAAAAAAATAACTTTTACCCTTATGATGTTGTTTGCGGGGAGCCAAGTGCTTTATTCTCAAGGAATTCTTGACAGAATTAACAATAAAATCAATGTGAATATTAACATTAATTCCAACGAATCCGGCACTCAAAATAATCATACACAAAACAACACCACCAATCAGAATGATGCTGATTCGAGCATACCCACGTTCAATTTTCCGGGTATGGGCGGAAAAAGCAAATGCAAAGTCGAGCCTACCTATACATTTCAGACAGAGGTTGTCATGGATGTGTACTCCTTCGATGCTTCAGGCAAAAAGAAAAGTAACGATAGTTTTAGCCTGAACTATTCAATGTTATTTGAAAAAAACGCTCAATATATTGGCACTATCATGCACAAAATGAGCAATCAGACAGATATGGACGAAATGAAAACAGTCATGAATCTTAAAGATAGTTGCTATGTTACATTCATGATTAATGATGGCAATAAAATGGGCATGAGCATGTCCTTTAAAAATATCCAACAATACCAAAAGAAAGACAAAGAATATTCGGATCTTAAATTTACAAAAACCGGCAAAACCAAGACTATACTAGGACACCTGTGCTATGAATACATAGCTGAGAATGAGGAAACTAAAATGACTCAGTGGGTGTCAGAGAAAGACACTAAGATATGGGATGCCTATATCAAAAACGGTTACACTTCAATACCCAATTCAAATATACGGGGAATGGAAATAGGCAAAAATGGCATGCCCTTAGAGACCGTTGTGGAGGACAAGAAAAAGAAGAACATCATGTATATGTATGTAAGGGAGATTAAGCAAAATCAAAATATAGTAATAAGTTCTGAAGGCTATACCATTTATTAA
- a CDS encoding 3-hydroxyacyl-CoA dehydrogenase family protein: MSTRMNIAIVGNETLCKELLPVISQGNNSRIFEIDKIPNDESFDVLIDLDFDKAPDSHWNAISKIKTQYFLLGACLTQLGFVNFANQKEKVFGICNMPTLLGRNTLEYSSPIGLELPQNIVKALNYFEAIKVDDRVGMVTPRVICMIINEAYYTLQEGTANKSDIDLGMKLGTAYPMGPFEWADKIGSQNVYHLLKAVFDDTMDERYKICNLLKTEAFKAN; this comes from the coding sequence ATGTCAACCCGTATGAATATTGCAATCGTAGGAAATGAAACACTTTGCAAAGAATTGCTGCCAGTTATTTCACAAGGCAATAATAGTAGAATATTTGAAATTGATAAAATCCCGAATGATGAAAGTTTTGACGTATTGATAGACCTTGATTTTGACAAGGCTCCGGACTCTCATTGGAACGCAATTTCTAAAATAAAAACTCAATATTTTTTGCTGGGTGCTTGTCTCACACAACTTGGCTTTGTAAATTTTGCGAACCAAAAAGAAAAAGTTTTTGGTATTTGCAACATGCCAACATTACTCGGAAGAAACACTCTGGAATACAGTTCGCCCATCGGCTTGGAACTACCACAAAACATTGTCAAAGCATTAAATTATTTTGAAGCAATAAAAGTTGACGATCGGGTGGGGATGGTTACTCCACGTGTAATTTGCATGATTATTAACGAAGCATATTACACCCTACAAGAAGGAACTGCCAACAAAAGTGATATTGATTTAGGAATGAAATTAGGAACTGCTTATCCTATGGGACCTTTCGAATGGGCTGATAAAATTGGATCTCAAAATGTTTACCATTTGCTCAAGGCAGTTTTTGACGACACTATGGACGAGCGCTACAAAATCTGTAATCTTTTGAAAACAGAAGCATTCAAGGCAAATTAA
- the mutY gene encoding A/G-specific adenine glycosylase: MFLSLNGHSMGWENELMNWYKVNHRELPWRKEANGYLTWISEVILQQTRVAQGIPYFLRFIERFPTVKDLANADEQEVLLLWQGLGYYSRARNLHQGAKQIVENLNSDFNHAPEILMKVRGIGHYTANAIASLTYDYPIPVVDGNVYRVTTRLWGITDPIPSERARKMITSLLQTSVEHFKPSIFNQALMELGALVCLPQNPKCELCPLQIYCFAYQNKQQNLFPIKIEKKKPQSLYLSYFHFNDVHGKTLIYKRNKGIWQNLYEFPSVESNKHFNKADAQMQLKGLEIKSIEKRLSLKHQLTHKTIFAIFWEIKVQKLPLNGNFHTFEIHLDEIENYPIHQLMKKYINSL, encoded by the coding sequence TTGTTTTTATCATTGAACGGACACTCTATGGGATGGGAAAATGAGCTAATGAATTGGTATAAAGTAAATCACAGGGAACTTCCGTGGCGAAAAGAAGCGAATGGATATCTCACATGGATATCCGAAGTTATTTTGCAACAAACCCGTGTTGCACAAGGAATTCCGTATTTTTTAAGGTTTATTGAGAGATTTCCTACCGTAAAAGATTTGGCAAACGCAGATGAACAAGAGGTTCTATTGCTTTGGCAGGGTTTAGGTTACTATTCAAGGGCAAGAAATTTACACCAAGGTGCCAAACAAATCGTAGAAAATCTTAATTCAGACTTTAATCACGCTCCTGAAATATTAATGAAAGTGCGTGGAATTGGACACTATACAGCCAATGCCATTGCATCCTTGACTTATGATTATCCCATCCCGGTGGTGGACGGAAACGTATATAGAGTTACAACGCGCCTTTGGGGAATTACAGACCCAATTCCCAGTGAAAGGGCACGTAAAATGATTACATCTCTGTTACAAACTTCCGTTGAACACTTCAAACCTTCTATCTTTAACCAAGCACTCATGGAGTTGGGGGCATTGGTTTGCTTACCACAAAACCCTAAATGTGAGCTATGCCCTCTTCAAATCTACTGCTTTGCATATCAAAACAAGCAACAAAACCTTTTTCCTATTAAAATCGAGAAGAAGAAACCTCAGTCACTATACCTCTCTTACTTTCATTTCAACGATGTACATGGCAAAACACTTATATATAAACGCAACAAAGGCATTTGGCAAAATCTATATGAATTCCCTTCGGTAGAAAGTAACAAACACTTCAACAAAGCCGATGCGCAGATGCAACTAAAAGGACTTGAAATTAAAAGTATAGAAAAGAGACTTTCTCTAAAACACCAACTCACGCATAAAACAATTTTTGCGATTTTTTGGGAAATAAAGGTGCAGAAATTACCTTTGAATGGAAATTTTCATACTTTTGAAATTCATTTGGATGAGATTGAGAATTACCCCATTCATCAACTAATGAAAAAATATATAAATTCACTTTAA
- the kbl gene encoding glycine C-acetyltransferase, which produces MYGQIQQYLSEELNKIKEAGLFKNERIITSAQGAEIKLSNGQTVLNFCANNYLGLSSHPKVIEAAKKGLDTHGYGMSSVRFICGTQDIHKELESKIAEFYHTEDTILYAAAFDANGGVFEPLFNELDCIISDELNHASIIDGVRLCKAQRYRYKNNDMADLELQLQKANEAGMRFKLIVTDGVFSMDGYVAQLDKVCDLADKYDALVMTDECHSAGFIGKTGRGVPELCGVMGRVDIITGTLGKALGGAMGGYTTGRKEIIEMLRQRSRPYLFSNSLAPSIVNASIAVFDLLSHTTELRDRLEENVKYFKAGIKQSGFDFKDGDAAIVPIMLYDAKLSQDMANELLKEGIYVIGFFYPVVAKGQARIRVQLSAAHTREHLDKAIAAFTKVGKLLGVIK; this is translated from the coding sequence ATGTACGGACAAATTCAACAATATCTCAGCGAAGAACTAAATAAAATCAAAGAAGCAGGACTTTTCAAAAACGAGAGAATTATTACATCGGCACAAGGGGCAGAGATAAAACTCTCAAATGGTCAAACTGTACTTAACTTTTGTGCAAACAATTACTTAGGATTGTCATCACATCCAAAGGTTATTGAAGCTGCAAAAAAGGGTCTTGATACCCATGGCTACGGGATGTCATCTGTACGGTTCATTTGTGGGACTCAGGATATTCACAAAGAATTAGAAAGCAAGATAGCCGAGTTCTATCATACCGAAGACACCATACTTTATGCAGCGGCTTTTGATGCAAACGGTGGCGTATTTGAACCTTTATTCAACGAACTTGATTGTATAATTTCAGACGAATTAAATCATGCTTCAATTATTGACGGAGTGCGACTTTGCAAAGCCCAAAGATATCGCTATAAAAATAATGATATGGCAGATTTGGAGTTGCAATTACAAAAAGCCAACGAAGCAGGCATGCGCTTCAAACTCATTGTTACTGACGGGGTGTTCAGTATGGACGGTTACGTAGCTCAACTTGACAAAGTATGTGACTTGGCTGACAAATATGATGCATTGGTAATGACAGACGAATGTCATAGTGCCGGTTTCATTGGCAAAACAGGTCGTGGCGTGCCTGAACTGTGCGGAGTCATGGGAAGGGTAGATATTATTACCGGAACATTAGGCAAAGCATTAGGAGGCGCAATGGGCGGATATACAACCGGTCGAAAAGAAATTATTGAAATGTTGAGACAACGTTCACGCCCTTATTTATTCTCCAATTCATTAGCCCCAAGCATTGTAAATGCAAGTATTGCAGTATTTGATTTACTTTCTCATACTACAGAACTCAGGGATAGACTTGAAGAAAATGTAAAATACTTTAAAGCAGGCATCAAACAATCTGGTTTTGATTTTAAAGATGGTGATGCGGCTATTGTTCCCATCATGCTCTATGACGCAAAACTCAGTCAAGATATGGCGAACGAACTGCTCAAAGAGGGTATTTATGTAATTGGATTTTTCTATCCTGTTGTAGCCAAAGGGCAAGCCAGAATTCGTGTACAGTTATCCGCTGCTCACACAAGAGAACACTTAGACAAAGCGATTGCTGCGTTTACAAAAGTGGGGAAACTTTTAGGTGTAATTAAATAA
- a CDS encoding gliding motility lipoprotein GldD, protein MKDYIKPSFIALFVLSGMFFLTSCETALSPRPKGYPRIYFPEKVYDVFDSAQCGYTFSKPVYAKMQTDPAYTENQPCWYNLNFIPFDATLHISYHEYQTPEEYDSLYEDTHKLVYKHIIRADDIEEIEIGSKSDSLSGLIFQLRGNTATNLNFFLTDNSHRYFRGALYFNSKTEPDSIAPVYQFIQDDIYHIITTFKWK, encoded by the coding sequence ATGAAAGATTATATAAAACCGAGTTTCATAGCTTTATTTGTTTTATCTGGGATGTTTTTTTTAACTTCATGTGAAACAGCCCTTAGTCCACGTCCAAAAGGATATCCCAGGATATATTTTCCTGAAAAAGTATATGATGTCTTTGATTCAGCGCAATGCGGTTATACGTTTTCCAAACCGGTATATGCTAAAATGCAAACAGACCCCGCCTATACCGAGAATCAGCCTTGTTGGTATAACCTAAATTTTATACCCTTTGATGCTACCTTACATATCAGTTATCATGAATATCAAACTCCGGAAGAATATGACTCTTTATATGAAGATACGCATAAATTAGTGTACAAACATATTATCAGAGCAGATGACATAGAAGAAATTGAGATTGGTTCTAAAAGTGACAGCCTTAGCGGGCTTATTTTTCAGTTGCGCGGCAATACTGCCACTAATCTCAATTTTTTCCTTACGGATAATAGTCACCGCTATTTCAGAGGTGCTTTATACTTTAATTCCAAGACCGAACCTGATTCGATTGCCCCGGTATATCAATTCATTCAGGATGATATTTACCATATAATCACAACTTTTAAATGGAAATGA
- a CDS encoding tetratricopeptide repeat protein gives MFSKSLFSYAIVTLTIAIGILLITLNWKKSTATIAKSEGIHNSLPEFSESAYHLAVSEEITEMGFTIDKDFPINSELKQDSLTTLVEHSINAGLASAAALYNEKLADLKQVDSLYLQSARYLVVAGMSAKVESRGMVFLQKAQLLLDKILTHNPKNLDAKTLKGYVLVRTQPAPMQGIAVLQEVLQEDPNNLDALYILGDFSIESGQFEKALERFKKLLSLQPFNSDYNFKVSEVFSRLNMKDSADFYLKRGTEFRTKETITRQ, from the coding sequence ATGTTTTCTAAGTCTTTGTTTTCATACGCTATCGTTACTTTAACTATAGCGATTGGGATTTTACTTATTACTTTAAATTGGAAAAAATCTACGGCAACTATTGCCAAAAGTGAAGGTATTCACAATTCGCTTCCTGAGTTTTCAGAAAGTGCTTATCATCTTGCTGTATCGGAAGAAATTACAGAAATGGGTTTTACTATAGATAAAGACTTCCCCATAAACTCCGAATTAAAACAAGATTCACTCACAACACTCGTAGAACACTCTATTAACGCGGGCTTAGCTTCTGCTGCTGCTTTATACAATGAAAAATTGGCTGACTTAAAACAAGTTGACAGCCTCTACCTTCAATCCGCACGTTATTTAGTTGTTGCCGGCATGTCTGCTAAGGTTGAATCCAGAGGAATGGTTTTCCTTCAGAAAGCTCAATTATTGCTTGACAAAATTTTGACACATAACCCCAAAAATTTGGATGCCAAAACACTTAAAGGATATGTGTTGGTGCGAACCCAACCTGCTCCAATGCAAGGTATTGCCGTACTTCAAGAAGTGTTACAAGAAGACCCTAATAATCTGGATGCACTATACATTTTGGGTGATTTTTCGATAGAGTCAGGTCAATTTGAAAAAGCATTAGAACGTTTCAAAAAATTACTATCTTTGCAGCCCTTTAATTCTGACTACAACTTTAAAGTCAGTGAAGTTTTCAGCCGTCTCAATATGAAAGACAGTGCTGATTTCTACCTGAAACGAGGAACTGAGTTTAGAACAAAGGAAACGATAACAAGACAGTAA
- the ftsH gene encoding ATP-dependent zinc metalloprotease FtsH: protein MELNKKDNPNNDFKGNKPGESGQKKPGQPKFNAYWIYALLLIGVLIMQIIPRDSGVQSSWEELKKMVEAKDVKKVQIVNNSLVKVYLTKEALENDKYSKLKKTRNFIDTETPQYYFETNVDYFQTQWENLRKEHPDEVNAVTVDFKTEHDFLGPILQWVIMIALFIGLWMFIMRRMSGGGAGGPGQIFSIGKSRAQLFDKNTKVNITFKDVAGLDEAKVEVMEIVDFLKNPKKYTNLGGKIPKGALLVGPPGTGKTLMAKAVAGEAGVPFFSLSGSDFVEMFVGVGASRVRDLFKQAKEKAPCIIFIDEIDAIGRARGKNLMSGGNDERENTLNQLLTEMDGFGTDSGVIILAATNRPDILDSALLRPGRFDRQISIDKPDLIGREQIFRVHLKPVKQASDVDPKKLAAQTPGFAGAEIANVCNEAALIAARKNKPAVDMQDFQDAIDRVIGGLEKKNKLISPEEKKIVAYHEAGHAVAGWFLEHADPLVKVSIVPRGIAALGYAQYLPKEQFLYRTNQLLDSMCMALGGRASEDINFGEISTGAQNDLERVTKMAYNMVTIYGMSEKVGQVSFYDPTGEFAYQKPYSETTAEIIDEEVRRIIDHAYMKVKKLLTEKKHEIEILAEELLRKEILFQSDLETLIGKRPFDTKTTYESYMESESDANNSNETNNLNPPQNNQQNPEETQTVENPLTTEEDQP, encoded by the coding sequence ATGGAACTAAATAAGAAAGATAACCCTAATAACGATTTTAAAGGGAATAAACCGGGAGAATCGGGTCAGAAGAAGCCGGGACAACCGAAATTTAATGCATATTGGATATATGCTCTTTTACTGATTGGGGTGTTGATTATGCAAATAATACCTCGCGATAGCGGAGTGCAGTCTTCATGGGAGGAACTCAAAAAAATGGTTGAAGCTAAAGATGTTAAAAAGGTTCAGATTGTCAATAACTCCCTTGTCAAAGTATATCTTACCAAAGAAGCATTGGAAAATGATAAATACAGCAAACTCAAAAAGACACGTAATTTTATAGATACCGAAACACCTCAATATTATTTTGAAACTAATGTTGATTACTTTCAGACCCAATGGGAAAATCTCAGAAAAGAACATCCTGATGAGGTAAATGCAGTTACAGTTGATTTCAAAACCGAACATGATTTTCTGGGTCCTATACTTCAATGGGTCATCATGATAGCCCTTTTCATAGGATTGTGGATGTTTATTATGCGCAGAATGTCGGGCGGAGGAGCCGGTGGTCCCGGACAGATTTTCTCTATCGGCAAATCGCGTGCACAATTGTTTGATAAGAATACCAAAGTAAATATCACTTTTAAAGATGTTGCAGGGTTAGATGAAGCCAAAGTGGAGGTTATGGAAATTGTTGATTTCCTTAAAAACCCCAAGAAATATACTAACCTTGGAGGGAAAATCCCCAAAGGAGCGTTGTTGGTAGGTCCTCCCGGAACCGGTAAAACGCTTATGGCAAAAGCTGTTGCAGGAGAAGCAGGAGTGCCATTTTTCTCATTGTCAGGTTCTGATTTTGTAGAAATGTTTGTTGGAGTGGGTGCAAGCCGTGTCCGAGATTTGTTTAAGCAAGCAAAAGAAAAAGCCCCTTGTATTATCTTTATTGATGAGATTGATGCTATTGGCAGAGCCAGAGGCAAAAACCTTATGAGCGGAGGCAATGACGAAAGAGAGAATACGCTGAACCAACTTTTGACAGAAATGGATGGTTTTGGTACCGACAGCGGTGTCATTATACTTGCGGCTACCAATAGACCCGATATCTTGGACTCTGCTTTATTAAGACCGGGACGTTTTGACAGACAAATTTCTATTGACAAACCTGATTTAATAGGAAGAGAACAGATTTTTAGAGTTCATCTGAAACCGGTAAAGCAAGCAAGCGATGTTGACCCCAAAAAACTTGCAGCCCAAACGCCCGGTTTTGCTGGAGCCGAAATTGCAAACGTATGTAATGAAGCTGCTTTGATTGCCGCCAGAAAGAACAAACCCGCAGTAGATATGCAAGATTTTCAGGATGCAATTGACAGGGTTATAGGTGGATTAGAAAAGAAAAACAAATTGATTAGTCCCGAAGAAAAGAAAATTGTGGCTTATCATGAAGCAGGGCATGCCGTGGCAGGGTGGTTCTTAGAACACGCAGACCCACTTGTAAAAGTATCAATTGTACCTCGTGGTATTGCTGCTTTGGGTTATGCTCAATATCTGCCCAAAGAACAATTCTTATACAGAACCAATCAATTGCTCGATTCTATGTGTATGGCATTGGGTGGACGTGCTTCTGAGGATATTAATTTTGGTGAAATATCTACCGGTGCTCAAAATGACCTTGAACGTGTTACTAAAATGGCTTACAACATGGTAACAATTTATGGCATGAGCGAAAAAGTAGGACAAGTGTCTTTCTATGACCCAACAGGTGAGTTTGCATACCAAAAACCTTATTCAGAGACTACGGCAGAGATAATTGACGAAGAAGTTCGTAGGATAATAGACCATGCTTATATGAAAGTGAAAAAGCTTTTGACCGAGAAAAAGCATGAAATTGAAATACTGGCTGAGGAGTTACTTCGCAAAGAGATTCTATTCCAATCCGACTTGGAAACATTGATTGGCAAAAGACCTTTTGATACAAAAACAACTTATGAAAGTTATATGGAGAGTGAGTCCGATGCTAATAATAGTAACGAAACTAATAATTTGAACCCTCCTCAAAATAATCAGCAAAATCCTGAAGAAACACAAACGGTAGAAAATCCATTAACTACCGAAGAAGACCAGCCATGA
- a CDS encoding integration host factor subunit beta, translated as MTKAEVVAKIAEKTGAEKAVVLETVDTFFDVVKDSMHKGENIFFRGFGSFTLKKRAKKIARNITKNTAMVVEAHYIPKFKPAKTFADKIKKIKVK; from the coding sequence ATGACTAAAGCAGAAGTAGTAGCAAAAATTGCTGAAAAGACCGGTGCCGAAAAGGCAGTGGTGCTTGAAACAGTGGACACCTTCTTTGATGTAGTAAAAGACTCCATGCACAAAGGTGAAAACATTTTTTTTAGAGGTTTTGGAAGTTTTACATTGAAGAAAAGAGCTAAGAAAATTGCGAGAAACATTACCAAAAACACCGCAATGGTCGTTGAAGCTCATTATATCCCAAAATTCAAACCTGCAAAAACATTTGCTGACAAAATTAAAAAAATTAAAGTTAAGTAA
- the nadD gene encoding nicotinate (nicotinamide) nucleotide adenylyltransferase has translation MKRLGLFFGSFNPIHLGHLAIAEFMLEKLKFDKILFIVSPQNPFKSSADLYSEEKRLKWVQNATQYNPRFEASDIEFSLPKPSYTYNTLQKLNTLYPDTHFSIIMGSDNLARLKDWKNIDLILETTDFEIFQRSGTDKTETFHPNIHLHHTPFIDISATEIRQRLNKGMSVKDLVPSSILEQLK, from the coding sequence ATGAAAAGACTTGGACTTTTCTTTGGTTCTTTCAATCCGATTCATCTGGGGCATTTGGCTATAGCGGAGTTTATGCTTGAAAAGCTAAAATTTGATAAAATCTTGTTTATTGTCTCACCCCAAAATCCTTTCAAATCTTCCGCTGATTTGTATTCTGAGGAAAAACGTCTAAAATGGGTTCAAAATGCCACTCAATATAACCCTCGTTTTGAGGCTTCAGATATTGAATTTTCATTACCCAAGCCTTCTTATACATACAACACTCTGCAAAAACTTAATACACTCTATCCTGACACACATTTTTCTATCATCATGGGTTCTGATAATCTTGCAAGGCTGAAAGATTGGAAAAATATTGATTTGATTTTAGAAACTACTGATTTTGAGATTTTTCAACGCAGTGGAACAGACAAAACAGAAACTTTTCATCCGAATATTCATCTGCACCATACTCCATTCATTGATATTTCAGCTACCGAGATTCGCCAAAGGCTCAATAAGGGCATGAGTGTTAAGGACTTGGTACCAAGTAGCATACTTGAACAATTGAAATAA
- the ssb gene encoding single-stranded DNA-binding protein: MINKVILVGRVGKDLELRTLNRGTQIRFVVNFPFATHEFSVNRKTGERLEQVEWHNIEMWDKNAENAAKILKKGRVVYIEGRIKCDVSTDSDGNKQYRTKIRASLFQVLNFNGNNTKSQLEGEAKCDEMNEDIEPIDNIMGTEDFDNEE; the protein is encoded by the coding sequence ATGATTAACAAAGTTATCTTAGTCGGAAGGGTTGGCAAAGATCTTGAGCTGCGCACACTCAACAGAGGAACCCAGATTAGGTTTGTGGTTAATTTCCCATTTGCAACTCATGAATTCTCAGTAAACAGAAAGACGGGCGAGCGGCTTGAACAAGTGGAATGGCATAATATAGAGATGTGGGACAAGAATGCGGAAAATGCTGCCAAAATCCTCAAAAAAGGTAGAGTTGTATATATTGAAGGCAGGATAAAGTGTGACGTATCAACAGATTCAGATGGCAATAAACAGTACCGAACTAAAATCAGGGCAAGTTTGTTTCAAGTGCTGAATTTTAATGGAAACAACACCAAATCACAGTTAGAAGGTGAAGCCAAATGTGATGAAATGAATGAAGACATTGAACCGATTGACAATATAATGGGCACAGAGGACTTTGACAATGAGGAGTAG
- the apaG gene encoding Co2+/Mg2+ efflux protein ApaG has product MTEKTTHDIRVKVIAQYEPHMSAPDQPEYIFSYLIKIENKSPYRVQLLRRKWFILDYTSVIPIERVVEGEGVVGELPVLEPDESYSYTSFCRLSSTNGEMSGFYTFFNFSEYEEFEVEIPSFALNTPWVLN; this is encoded by the coding sequence ATGACAGAAAAAACAACCCATGATATACGTGTAAAGGTCATCGCACAATATGAACCCCACATGTCTGCGCCTGATCAACCGGAATATATTTTTTCCTATTTGATTAAAATCGAAAATAAATCTCCTTATCGAGTGCAACTGCTTAGACGAAAGTGGTTTATTCTTGATTATACATCCGTTATACCAATTGAAAGAGTTGTTGAAGGCGAAGGCGTAGTGGGCGAACTACCTGTGCTGGAACCGGACGAATCATATTCCTACACTTCATTCTGCAGACTCAGTTCAACCAACGGAGAGATGTCGGGATTTTATACTTTCTTTAATTTTTCTGAATATGAAGAGTTTGAAGTCGAAATTCCTTCTTTTGCGCTCAACACTCCTTGGGTGTTGAATTAA
- the plsY gene encoding glycerol-3-phosphate 1-O-acyltransferase PlsY, with protein MTENLIILGLTVLAYLLGSIPSSVWVGEALYEKDIREYGSGNAGATNTFRVLGTKAGIFVLMMDISKGLIAASLPWLLGFVDIYSARFVNLQLLCGLMAVVGHVLPVFANFKGGKGIATLLGMVIGIHYVPALICMALFLVVLFSTKYVSLSSILATISFPLLLLFIFKPDEPFFMAFGISAAIMVVLTHQKNIKRLVAGNESKANIKIRKRNRGEA; from the coding sequence TTGACAGAGAATCTAATTATACTCGGGTTGACGGTTTTAGCTTACTTGCTTGGTTCCATTCCAAGTAGTGTATGGGTTGGAGAAGCTCTCTACGAAAAAGACATCAGAGAATATGGTAGTGGTAACGCTGGTGCCACAAACACGTTCCGTGTATTAGGCACCAAAGCCGGAATATTTGTGCTGATGATGGATATTTCTAAAGGCTTAATTGCTGCTTCTTTACCTTGGTTATTGGGATTTGTAGATATTTATTCGGCTCGATTCGTAAATCTTCAACTTCTTTGTGGCTTGATGGCTGTGGTAGGACATGTGCTACCGGTATTTGCAAATTTTAAAGGCGGAAAAGGAATTGCTACGCTTTTGGGAATGGTTATAGGAATACACTATGTTCCTGCCTTGATATGCATGGCTTTGTTTCTTGTTGTGTTGTTTTCAACCAAATATGTTTCATTGAGTTCTATACTTGCTACAATTTCTTTCCCTTTGTTATTGCTCTTTATTTTTAAACCGGATGAACCTTTTTTTATGGCATTCGGTATCTCGGCTGCAATTATGGTTGTACTAACACACCAAAAAAACATTAAACGCCTTGTGGCAGGTAACGAGAGTAAAGCCAATATTAAAATTCGTAAACGAAATAGGGGAGAAGCGTAA
- a CDS encoding RidA family protein — MTHKVITSPQAPAPIGPYSHAREFNGLVFISGQIPINPATGKMIQDSIAAETHQVLDNMKAILTEAGLTFSDIIKTTIFITNMGDFQEVNNVYASYFTDVFPARETVQVTALPAGARVEISCIAGK, encoded by the coding sequence ATGACACACAAAGTAATTACCTCACCCCAAGCACCGGCACCTATTGGACCATACAGCCACGCAAGAGAATTCAACGGACTTGTTTTTATTTCAGGTCAAATTCCCATCAATCCTGCAACAGGCAAAATGATTCAAGACAGTATCGCTGCTGAAACACACCAAGTGCTTGACAATATGAAAGCAATTCTGACCGAAGCCGGACTTACATTTTCAGATATTATCAAAACCACCATTTTTATTACTAATATGGGTGATTTTCAAGAGGTAAATAATGTATATGCAAGCTATTTTACCGATGTATTTCCTGCAAGAGAAACGGTACAAGTTACAGCTTTGCCGGCTGGTGCAAGAGTTGAAATAAGCTGTATTGCAGGAAAATAA